The Nitrospirota bacterium sequence CGCTCGCTATTCATTTGAGTCATTCAAATAATGCGTCAACAAATTCATCTGCATTAAAATCCCTAAGGTCATCTATGCCTTCCCCGATTCCTATCAATTTGACAGGGATATTAAGCTCCTTTTTTATGGCTATAATGATCCCTCCCCTTGCAGTGCCGTCAAGTTTTGTTAGCGCAATACCGGTTATATGGACCGTTTCGCTGAATATCTTGGCCTGATGTATTACATTTTGCCCGGAAGTTGCATCAACGACGAGCAGGACTTCATGGGGCGCAGCCGGCAGTTCCCTGCTGATTACGCGTTTTACCTTTTTTAATTCCTCCATTAAATTAATCTTTGTATGAAGCCTTCCGGCTGTATCAACAATGACCACATCAGCATTTTTTGCCTTCGCGGAAACAACGGCATCAAACGCAACCGCCGCCGGGTCTGCGCCGCTTTTATGCTTTACTATCTGCGCCCCTGACCTTCCGGCCCATATCTCAAGCTGTTCTATGGCAGCCGCCCTGAAGGTGTCCCCTGCGGCAAGGATTACCTTAAGCCCCTCATTTGCAAAACGGCCGGCAAGCTTGCCGATAGTGGTAGTTTTGCCAGTTCCATTAACGCCTACGGTAAGAATTACATAAGGCCTGTCAGCAGTGATATTAATTCCGGAGCCGTCCCGGATTATTTTCTTAATTTCGTCCTTCAGGGCTTTTTTAAGCTCCACGGTATCCGGAATTTCACCCTTTTTAACCTTTTCTTTTAATGCTGAAATTATATCCGCCGACGCTCCCGGCCCCACATCCGCCATTATGAGAAGGTCTTCCAGCTCATTAAGGAGCTTTTCATCAACAACCCTCCTGTAAAATAACTGCTCGGTTTTTTCAACAAGATTCTTCCTTGTCTTTGAAAGTCCCTGTTTTAACCTGTCAAAAAGTCCCAAAACGCCTCCTGTTAATCACAAATTATGTAATTTATATAATAACATTTTTTATGCATGGAAAATGAACCTTCCTGCAGCAAACTGCAGGGTATCATAGAATTGAATATTTCTTTTTTGGTCATTCCCGCTTGTCGGGAATCCTTCCGAAAAGAAAGATTCTGGACAAGCCAGAATGACAGAAATATGGTAACCCTGTAGCAAGCTACAGGGAATTACGAGTTAAAATAAGAAAGGCAGGATTTCCCTGCCTTTCCATGGAAAAACTGTGAGAGGATTTTCTTAGAAACCGAATGGTTTTGCAAAAAGGACTATAAGAACCACAACAAGGGCATAGATACAGAGGGACTCAATCATGGCAAGACCGATAATAAGCGTGGTCGTAATTTTGCCGGAAGCCGCCGGATTTCTTGCAACGCCTTCTGCAGCCTTGCTAAGTCCTATTCCCTGTCCGATGCCTGTTCCAAAAGCGCCAAGACCAATTGCCAAACCGCAGGCCAGAACAGCCATGCCGTAATAACCCATCTTACCGTCGCTGACAGCCTCTTCTTTTGCCGCCTCCTTTGGAGATGCTTCAGCAAAGACTATTGGGGCTAAAAGACATACAAGCATACCGGCAAGCAGAACCGCAGACAGAATTTTTTTCATTTCTCCTCCTTTCGTAA is a genomic window containing:
- the ftsY gene encoding signal recognition particle-docking protein FtsY, which codes for MGLFDRLKQGLSKTRKNLVEKTEQLFYRRVVDEKLLNELEDLLIMADVGPGASADIISALKEKVKKGEIPDTVELKKALKDEIKKIIRDGSGINITADRPYVILTVGVNGTGKTTTIGKLAGRFANEGLKVILAAGDTFRAAAIEQLEIWAGRSGAQIVKHKSGADPAAVAFDAVVSAKAKNADVVIVDTAGRLHTKINLMEELKKVKRVISRELPAAPHEVLLVVDATSGQNVIHQAKIFSETVHITGIALTKLDGTARGGIIIAIKKELNIPVKLIGIGEGIDDLRDFNADEFVDALFE
- the atpE gene encoding ATP synthase F0 subunit C, which produces MGYYGMAVLACGLAIGLGAFGTGIGQGIGLSKAAEGVARNPAASGKITTTLIIGLAMIESLCIYALVVVLIVLFAKPFGF